In Streptomyces sclerotialus, one genomic interval encodes:
- a CDS encoding TetR family transcriptional regulator, protein MSHTTGVRQAQKQKTRQALLDAGLRLLAEQSLSSIGLREVTRMVGVAPAAFYRHFRDIPDLGVALVEESLGSLHGVVRAILAEQPDAEGRIDRTVAVVEQYVRENPAHIRFIARERHGGVRAVRRAIAAELARFAAEVAAALRAQPVSDGWSDDDVLMLAEMYVDHLVMTASAILDAADDGDTVACDRIAERARRQLRLVSLGRRHWRD, encoded by the coding sequence ATGAGTCACACCACCGGCGTCCGGCAGGCCCAGAAGCAGAAGACCCGACAGGCGCTCCTCGACGCCGGGCTCCGGCTGCTGGCGGAGCAGAGCCTGAGCAGCATCGGGCTGCGCGAGGTGACGCGGATGGTGGGGGTGGCGCCCGCGGCGTTCTACCGGCACTTCCGGGACATCCCCGACCTGGGCGTCGCGCTGGTGGAGGAGTCGCTCGGCAGCCTGCACGGCGTGGTCCGCGCGATCCTCGCGGAGCAGCCCGATGCCGAGGGGCGGATCGACCGTACGGTCGCGGTGGTCGAGCAGTACGTACGTGAGAACCCGGCGCACATCCGCTTCATCGCGCGCGAGCGGCACGGCGGCGTGCGGGCGGTGCGCAGGGCGATAGCCGCCGAGCTGGCGCGGTTCGCCGCCGAGGTGGCGGCGGCGCTCCGGGCACAGCCGGTGTCGGACGGCTGGAGCGACGACGACGTGCTGATGCTCGCGGAGATGTACGTCGATCACCTGGTGATGACCGCGTCGGCAATCCTCGACGCCGCCGACGACGGCGACACGGTCGCGTGCGACCGGATCGCCGAGCGGGCCCGCAGGCAGCTGCGGCTCGTGAGCCTGGGCCGGCGGCATTGGAGGGACTGA
- a CDS encoding site-specific integrase has translation MAARKRNPNGAGSIWQRKDGRWEGRVYVPQPDGTRKRKTIYGVTWEDCDEKRQELVRRDRQGIPTPTRSAKLSEWLPYWLEEYIKPQRKRTTYAKYEMHVRLYLVPQLGTRRLETLSTANVRRMVSAVTEQASAATAKESHRVLRTALTAACREELITRNVAQLVPAPRELRPWTLDESLAFLEAARPDPLYPAFVLAIALGLRRGEILGLHWQDVDFERRTLTVRRQLQRGTKELYVDTTKNRRARTVPLPLMCVAPLRWQRLRQAGQRAVAGTDWHDGDYVFTTRTGRPVEPRNLYRSFGRIAVAAGLPRVRLHDTRHGCASLLFAAGVAPRTVMEILGHSQIAVTMNVYTHVNDNHRREAMSHMDRLFKRRK, from the coding sequence ATGGCAGCCCGAAAGAGGAACCCCAACGGCGCCGGCAGCATCTGGCAGCGCAAGGATGGCCGCTGGGAAGGACGCGTCTACGTCCCGCAGCCCGACGGCACCCGCAAGCGCAAGACCATCTACGGCGTCACATGGGAAGACTGTGACGAGAAGCGCCAGGAACTCGTTCGGCGCGACCGTCAGGGCATCCCGACACCCACCCGGTCCGCCAAGCTCTCCGAATGGCTGCCGTACTGGCTGGAGGAGTACATCAAGCCGCAGCGCAAGCGCACCACGTATGCAAAATACGAGATGCACGTGCGGCTGTACCTCGTCCCACAGTTGGGAACGCGTCGGTTGGAGACGCTGAGTACAGCGAACGTGCGACGGATGGTTTCTGCGGTCACGGAGCAGGCGTCCGCCGCGACCGCGAAGGAATCGCACCGAGTACTCCGGACTGCGCTGACGGCAGCCTGCCGGGAGGAGCTGATCACCCGGAACGTCGCACAGTTGGTTCCGGCGCCGCGGGAGCTACGGCCGTGGACGCTGGACGAAAGCTTGGCGTTTCTGGAGGCCGCGCGGCCCGACCCGCTGTATCCCGCGTTCGTGCTCGCGATCGCGCTCGGACTGCGACGCGGTGAAATCCTCGGCCTGCACTGGCAGGACGTGGATTTTGAACGGCGCACGCTCACCGTTCGGCGACAGCTCCAGCGAGGCACCAAGGAGCTGTACGTGGACACAACTAAGAATCGGCGTGCGAGGACGGTTCCCCTTCCGCTCATGTGCGTTGCCCCGCTGCGGTGGCAGCGTCTGCGCCAGGCCGGGCAGCGAGCCGTTGCCGGGACCGACTGGCACGACGGGGACTACGTGTTCACCACCCGCACGGGGCGGCCCGTCGAACCGCGGAACCTGTACCGGTCCTTCGGACGGATCGCGGTGGCTGCGGGGTTGCCGCGGGTGCGACTGCACGACACCAGGCACGGATGCGCCTCGCTGCTTTTCGCGGCCGGCGTCGCCCCGCGCACCGTCATGGAGATCCTGGGGCACTCCCAGATTGCCGTCACGATGAACGTCTACACGCACGTGAACGACAACCATCGGCGTGAGGCGATGAGTCACATGGACCGGCTGTTCAAGCGCCGGAAGTAG
- a CDS encoding DUF3631 domain-containing protein produces MTTTPKPPIDGAALLDEVEAFHRRFNIFPLEAAYVAVTLWDAHAHLMDCFDYTPRIAFLSPEPGSGKSRALEVIQTLVPNDILAAQASVSALFRSVSDPGNLPTILFDEIDTIFGPKAGDNEELRGFINAGHRRGVGVLRCVGEGSKQDSHRFETFCAVALAGLGNLPDTIMTRSVIIRMRKRAPNEKVEPFRQRKHIPEGNALRDRLATWANSVRHLVDGAWPELPAGVSDRPADVWEPLLAVADAAGGSWPERARAACIELIKAAKKGDKASLGVQLLTGLRDQVFRGADRMPTAVILECLNAMEEAPWGDMGGQPLNSRTLAKMLGEYVTGDNEPIKPRSIRTAAGVPKGYYAADLADAWMRYCPPPPEASATAATSATAQVTEGFPVADESRVADTTATSPLFAVRSA; encoded by the coding sequence ATGACCACGACCCCCAAGCCACCCATCGACGGCGCCGCGCTGCTCGATGAGGTCGAAGCCTTCCACCGCCGCTTCAACATCTTCCCGCTGGAAGCCGCCTACGTGGCCGTGACCTTGTGGGACGCGCACGCGCACCTGATGGACTGCTTCGACTACACCCCGCGCATCGCCTTCCTCTCACCCGAACCCGGGTCGGGAAAGTCCCGCGCGCTGGAGGTCATCCAGACCCTCGTACCCAACGACATCCTGGCCGCCCAGGCGTCGGTATCGGCGCTGTTCCGCTCAGTCTCCGACCCCGGCAACCTGCCCACGATCCTCTTCGACGAGATCGACACCATCTTCGGCCCCAAGGCCGGCGACAACGAAGAACTCCGCGGCTTCATCAACGCCGGCCACCGCCGCGGCGTCGGCGTCCTGCGCTGCGTCGGGGAAGGCTCCAAGCAGGACTCGCACCGCTTCGAGACCTTCTGTGCCGTCGCCCTGGCAGGGCTGGGCAACCTACCGGACACGATCATGACGCGCTCGGTCATCATTCGGATGCGCAAGCGCGCCCCCAACGAGAAGGTCGAACCCTTCCGCCAGCGCAAGCACATCCCCGAAGGCAACGCGTTGCGGGACCGGCTCGCCACCTGGGCGAACAGCGTGCGGCACCTGGTCGACGGGGCCTGGCCCGAGCTGCCCGCCGGGGTCAGCGACCGGCCCGCGGACGTCTGGGAGCCTCTGCTTGCGGTCGCCGACGCGGCCGGTGGCTCCTGGCCCGAGCGGGCCCGCGCCGCCTGCATCGAGCTGATCAAGGCCGCTAAGAAGGGCGATAAAGCCTCCCTCGGCGTCCAACTGCTTACCGGCCTGCGCGACCAGGTCTTCCGCGGCGCCGACCGCATGCCCACCGCCGTCATCCTCGAATGCCTCAACGCCATGGAAGAGGCCCCGTGGGGCGACATGGGCGGCCAGCCACTCAACTCCCGCACGCTGGCCAAGATGCTCGGCGAGTACGTCACCGGCGACAACGAGCCCATCAAGCCCCGCAGCATCCGCACCGCCGCCGGCGTCCCCAAGGGCTACTACGCCGCCGACCTCGCCGACGCCTGGATGCGGTACTGCCCCCCACCCCCTGAGGCGTCCGCTACAGCCGCTACATCCGCTACAGCCCAGGTCACAGAAGGTTTTCCTGTAGCGGATGAGAGCCGTGTAGCGGATACGACCGCTACATCACCGCTGTTCGCCGTCCGCTCCGCGTAG
- a CDS encoding DUF3307 domain-containing protein, with protein MRHAKKAATNPLQTDHQATCKANPGRTGWAANLAHAATHVLISGLLLAIGTAALGWHLPPLPAAVAVVWIGATHSLIDRRWPIQRWMRLARQSKWAERGGAAHVDQTAHITALVVAALCLAA; from the coding sequence GTGAGACACGCCAAGAAAGCAGCGACAAACCCACTCCAGACCGACCACCAGGCCACCTGCAAAGCCAATCCCGGCCGCACCGGCTGGGCTGCCAACCTGGCCCACGCCGCCACCCACGTCCTGATCAGCGGCCTGCTGCTGGCCATCGGCACGGCCGCGCTGGGGTGGCATCTTCCGCCGCTGCCCGCGGCGGTCGCGGTGGTGTGGATCGGTGCCACGCACAGCCTGATTGATCGCCGCTGGCCCATCCAGCGCTGGATGCGACTGGCCCGGCAGTCCAAGTGGGCGGAGCGCGGCGGGGCCGCGCACGTCGATCAGACCGCCCACATCACCGCTCTCGTCGTAGCGGCCCTGTGCCTGGCCGCCTGA
- a CDS encoding helix-turn-helix domain-containing protein, with protein MSNTTLPTTQEALTVPEVMTALRLSKSKVYDLIRSRQLASFTVGRARRVSPDSLRAFMQERIEENAA; from the coding sequence ATGAGCAACACCACGCTGCCGACAACCCAAGAAGCCCTCACCGTCCCTGAGGTCATGACCGCCCTGCGCCTGAGCAAGAGCAAGGTCTACGACCTCATCCGATCCCGTCAGTTGGCGAGCTTCACCGTCGGGCGCGCACGGCGCGTGTCCCCCGACAGTCTGCGCGCCTTCATGCAGGAACGAATCGAGGAGAACGCCGCCTGA
- a CDS encoding DUF4190 domain-containing protein — translation MTTLTHRLRTEPDETRTESGGTGTGPAATGAAPTPRRKGSQADGMAVASFVLGLVGLLVMNLVLGPLSLILGAVALHRRTARRGRALLGMTLGAADLIVLAAVVTVDGTVSWSFA, via the coding sequence ATGACCACCCTGACCCATCGCCTCAGGACCGAGCCCGACGAGACCCGGACGGAGTCCGGCGGGACCGGGACCGGACCGGCCGCGACCGGCGCCGCCCCCACGCCCCGCCGCAAGGGCAGCCAGGCCGACGGCATGGCCGTGGCCTCCTTCGTCCTCGGCCTCGTGGGCCTGCTGGTCATGAACCTGGTACTCGGCCCGCTGTCCCTGATCCTGGGCGCCGTCGCCCTCCACCGGCGCACCGCCCGACGCGGCCGCGCTCTCCTCGGCATGACCCTCGGCGCCGCCGACCTGATCGTCCTGGCCGCCGTCGTGACCGTCGACGGCACGGTCAGCTGGAGCTTCGCCTGA